Part of the Henckelia pumila isolate YLH828 chromosome 2, ASM3356847v2, whole genome shotgun sequence genome is shown below.
AATCTGTATAATATTAATTACACAACACATACCAAGAGAAGACCCTTCAAATTTACATCACTGAGAGCAAATTCTTTCTCCATTTCCTTTTGAACTCTAAGCAATACATCGACGATATCTTCGTGATCTTGTTTAGCCCTCTTGGGGTGTCTGTGTTCATCAAGTTTTTTGCTCAAAAAGATGTCCACTTCCTCCATGTTCTTCTTCAATCTCCTGTCCACTCCATTGAACTTGTTTAGCCAAGCCAACCATGGAAAATAATCAGCCACATTAAACTCAGCTGCCAACTGCTGCGTATCATGAAACACATGCTGATATTTGCCACTTCTTTCGTCGAAATCATCATGTTCATCACCAGACTCTCCGAAAGCCACACGACGAACAACATTGTTGGAAAGTGCGAATGTAACGACGCTGAGGTCGACAGGGTTGTCGGAAGTAGTAGACAGTACACGATCGATCATGAATGTCATCTCTTCATCACGTACTTTTGCAAAAGATTGGACCCTTTTGTTTGACAGCAGCTCCAGAACCGCGATTTTCTTGGCTTCTCTCCAGTAATCACCGTAAGGTGCCACAGAGATGGTACCTAGATTGTATGTGATTCTCTTGAGAGAATACAAGATGGGTCGCCCGGAGAAGACAATATCgtgtttcttgaagatttctcttGCCATATCAGCCGATGAGACGACCAGGGTGGGCACGGATCCTAGCTGCAAGAACATGAGATCTCCATATGTTTTGGACAATTTGATGAGAGCTCTGTGAGGCAATTTCCCAAGCTGGTGAAGGTTGCCTATGATTGGGAGCCTCTTAGGACCAAGTGGGAGCTTTCCTTTTTTCTTCATCAATTTTAGTAACAATAAAATTGTGATAGAAATTAGAAGCAATATTAATATTTCGGAACTCATGTTTTCTTGTCTTTGCAAAATAGATAGAGAGAGAAACTTGGTGGTGGGATGGGAACATGATGATCTCTTGTCAATTTATAGACCTAAATAGATATCTTTAATTTCTCCGATCCTTTTACTGATCGATCGAGACGCCATCTTATAacatgtttattattattattattattattaataagcCGCCGATTatgactttttttttctttctttttcttagaGTACGAGGAATATGACTTCTCTTATGTAGTGAAAacaaaattgaatattttgatgAACAAGCCGCATATTTTTAGACAAATACCTTATAATTAAGTTGTACTTTTTGCGAATAGAAATAATTCCAGTGATggctttttttaatttatttatttccatTCTTCCATAGGCGGcttgattgaaaaaaaaaaacgaacaaCATTTTAAAATTGGTTTGTGTATATGTTTTAATGAATtcatatttattgttaaaaaaatagatttatgttaaaaatacaataaatgaGTATTTCCCATCGATATTCATGTCAATTAATTATAAGATTTATGTCATGAGATTCTGTATTGAATATAtaatgagattttgataaataaaaatttttatgacataaaaatgattatataaatatttttatgtctgtAACATATATTGTATAATGTATACTACaaatttattgttattattattattattgaattccGTATCATCATTTCCCATTCGAGTAGATAGCAAGAAAAGTCATCAGCCGCACACagggcataggcgagttggtaaggtcTGAAGTGACGTGGAAAGAGATtttccagcgttgcgggttcgatcctcgtgtgaagCATATTTTCTGCTAAAATATTGTGGTGTATGCCATGGGAATTGGATCATGTTGCTCCCTCCTTCATGTCTCtgtcgctcgtgcacatccctcgattcaacctccgcatgagccaatgagccTCTAACTCATGTGGAATGGGGTCTCCTTCGGGGTcaatcctttttttaaaaaaagtcatCAGCCTGCTACAGTACTCGATATCCTGACATCTTAATCAGCAAAATCAATAATTGACaagataataaaaattaattgtatGTAACATTAATGAAGTGAAAAGCTGTGGAAATTAGATATATTTTCAATATATGTAATTTGactatatatttcaaattttgttaACTACGCAAGAATTTGATGTAGATCACCAAAAAGAAGAACAAGatgaatcttactcacatccacaagtggctctagaaccgaaaaaaatttcaaaaagtttgaaatataaaCAAGATTTTATTAAGGAGATTAACCAAGGTCAAAATAGCAGAATACAATGTTGATTGATGTCATACGATTCCATAAATGTACCAAAGAAGTGCAAAGAGAATTTGGATATTCGAAACCATATGTTGCAATGGATACAAGAAcacaagaagaaaaagaaaataatgatCGAAATAATAATTCATATAATTGAAGGGCTCATTCGTAACCGATTTCCTATAATCCAAAATCCAATTTGTCCCCTAATACATCAtaaacaaaagcctagacaagAACCCTGCTGGTCATCCATTGTCTAAGTATTCCTAGAACCACCTgcctcatccagccgcagacctgcctcatggaatagggtatccagatacaacaaagtatgagacgtgatcatgataagctcagtactagagtatgagtatactgTATTAGCAAGTAAGATGGATACCAaaacactcaggtcaagaaacaagctcatagatcGGGCCTAAAGTATATAGCACGATGCACCGTCGCCTCATGAGGTGACTCATATAcgcagtggataatggtgacttgATGAAACAACCCTTACCTctagtttaatcaattaaatgggaaaaaaaaattttgggatattattattattatttatagataatttttttcaaagaaAATTTCTCCATGAACCATCTATAAATACTTAACCCGGCCTGTCTCAACTCagcatttcaaaataaaaagaaagactCCCAAAAAGGGTAGAAACATCTCACGATAAGCATAAAAATCTAATTTGGTACAGTCCCAACAACAAAAAAGTGAGAAGGGATTATCAATTTTACATATCTAGTATCAAATACATGGAATCACACTCTGCTAACAACTAGTAGTTAAATAAATGTGAACAATTAATTATTACAAACATCTCAAATGCGGAAAAGTAAAGGAAGCGCTGGTCATTGGGTGTGCTCCGCCAGATGCTATCAACCCTGGAGGTCCTGCCCCTCATTCCATGTGAAATCatcctcacctgcaccaagcagatgtagtgagcctaaagactcaacaagaatatgagatgaaataacgaataataaatatacatgcGCACACAGTTAAAAATAGcttatactgaaaataaattttctttCCTTAACTGAACCTCTAGCAAAGAGAGTATCTTTAAAATATCGCATGCAAGACTGAATCTAACTGAAACTGAACTTAAACTGCAAATGCATAGCAAGACCGAACATGTGGAATGAAAATACTGAACTGAGAATTAATAAACTGGACTGTAAACTGATAAACTGGACTGTAAACTGATAAActgaactgtgaacttagatccttgattgtgtCCTTTTCTTtagttttgatcgatcaatggctgtaGTATACTATGTtggcaaggaagtcaggatttctcccaacctgTCTTGCACCGAGTTGGtatgggaagccaagatttctcccagcccATCTATTCCATGAaatggtaagggaagccaagatttctctcatcCTGTCCAAACCCATGaggtggtaagggaagccaggatttctcccaacccgtccATACCCTAAgatggtaagggaagccaagatttctctcagtCCGTCCATACCCTGATATAGTCGCAATCAACTCACCTTATTCAAAATACTTTTCTTTTCTTGACTTGACTCAAAGCTAGACTGAATTCAAGAAAATGATTTTCTTTGCAAAATTTTACTCGATACTCAGATAAATGAAGTAAGATGGTTGAcatggatggtgatttaggtgacaaaccatagctaagaatctaaACTTTACCTTTTGGCACTTGGACGTATCCCGAGAAATCCACTTGCAAGGCTTATATCTTActcgattcttaatcaaaatGACTTTCACTTGAAAACAGGGTTCTCATGCACTCTATACTTAATTAGGAAGTCATTCTCGAGGTACaattcttatccaataatttttgGCAATAAAGTTTCCGGGCAGCAACACTTAACTTCTAAAATCAGCACCTTAGCAATCAATAACCTAGAACTCAActaaaacttaaccgaattagttTCCGCTTGAAACGACTTTTCCAGAGCATCCTAGGATAATACCAAAACCGTGCCCTAAGCCAAAACACGAGGATAACACTGCTTTACTCAACCATAACCGGACAGCCCCTTAACTCTTAGTAAATTTCTGCTCAATAACCCTTATTCCCTCTATGACACCTAAACATTGATCTCCCATGGTACAACCTTTAAACTAGGACCTAGACCACACCTTAGTTCCACCAAAGCCCCTAAGACCGTCTCCCTCACGAGCCAAAACCCCATCTCAAGTTCAGCCCCTGCCCCTGCCCCTGCCCTCAAACTCGACTCCAAACAGTCCCAATACCATCGGCACTTCAACTCCAATTGCTAGATACCCTCAACACATCCTAAGcgctaccatgtgagctacgttCTCACTCATGGGAGCCCCTAATTCACCATCCAAACAATAAGCAAAAACTCTAACAAACATATACTCAACACAATGAAAGGGTTCGAAGTTGAGGCAAAAAGGAAAGCACTGACCAAGACTCACAAATATGCGCCCATTCAACACCAAAAAACATTTTGATGTTGCAAATAAAATGTACGTCAAAATATCTCCAGTGAAAAGGTGATCCATTTTGACAAGGCCAAAAAATGGAATCTGAGAAATGTGGGACCGTATGAGATTTAAAGAAAATAGGGACACTGGCTTATCAATTAGCCTTACCTCCTAACTTTTCCCGAATTCACCCATTCTTTCATTTATCACAGTTAAGTAGATACATACATGATCCAAGTCATGTACTGGAAATGGGACTTGTGAGAAatcggattaaacaataattaagcatacaataaTCCAAGGTTAAAAGCATaacagatttttttttcttttttaaagaaagggcctcgctcgatcggtagaattcaaccgatcgagcgagcaaagaaTGGCAAACCTTCTATCCGACTGAAACACTAGCACCGCTCGATCGTAAAAAaacaaccgatcgagcgggcaccttAATTCAAGAACAGAAACATGGTAACATgtcactcgctcgatcggttaaatcttaccgatcgagcggtgacagaacaGAGATAAAAAGAACAGCAGAAATCATGCCAACGCTCAAGTCCATTACATTCAAAGCATAACAAGGTACATATTACATGCAACGAAGACATTCAATCCATAATGTTTGAATAATAGAAGCTACAAACAACAAGTTTGAGTTCTGACATGCTTCAaatcataaactagattgacatgctgattcaacttctaaatcgagtctcacttctatcccttgacctcgaagctaaccaagcCTCCTCCGACTTGATCATGTCCCACCTGTTCCCAAGTACACATagaaaacaaagcaacagccggataactccggtgagaatgatattcccagtaaaagtaacataacatgcaatacaaaaatatatcaataacatgatataaagacaacatattcaatgctaatacaaatGAAATGTGTGTCTttaaaacagggatatcaactctgataatcaaggaattgctgctctgcttttgggatcccgggtATGAGATCACATAAACAACTCATCGACtcttccgatcgaggtggtgccacgtatctccatcctctagactttggtgcgactataaggagtatgctgacactaagAGAACCTCTATTCCTAGGTCACTCGCTTAAagcccccaaaatgtctaacataaaaagggccgttctgcctgctgaaatcaaggattttggctcaagatgaatgcataagaacacatgaaacattaagacataaaataaaagctcaagcaacaacgaaatacaagttccacatgctagaacaagtattgattcaagtatgtgattttaagggaaaaactcaagaaccaactgtctcgagtacgctatcccgctaacgatgactgttTGTACCTTTTAatgcaagtagctccaactctggatatgctacaaaagaggttatataAAAATccatacaacctaacaacaacaaggctcaaggtaaactctttaccgctcttcgtccaactcttcgacgatcgaatGCTACTAActcagggctcgacaaactccaaaagAATTTGTACGGAGGCAAAGAACATCAACAATGacaatcaaaactcaatagccaagttcaacaactcaaacagTTCAAAAtttctaaaactcaaaccggcggcataacgactataaactgatcaaaccggaaacgcaaaCAGTATTACAGCAATGCAACTAACTCAAaacaatgctaaaacaacaataacaatctgattccaacaaatctcaaaatctccattttcgaattatgcttccgaaaatcaaaacaattccgaacgacgttctatttcaaaaccgactgagaatatacgatcagaactctgccaagaacaacatactcgaaactcaatcgaatctaacaacatccaaaaaatagaatttatCTGATCGGAAAAAAgcttacggtataacgaagctctcgctacagtgatcgctaatctgccttcaaaaataaattctaacggacggatcgagctcggggtggaatctaaaagcttgaagaagcgtttcccaagcttcaatggagggaggcgtgTTGGGGGAGGAAGATGGAGTGAGTAGGAATAGTCAACCAAGCtaggataatatataaaatcccaaatttgcattttagtccctaaaatttctaaaaattgcaaaatagaccctggtcaaaatcaagtcggctcttgaactctgaaaactctgattatctaaAATAACTCAATTAAGAAATTGTACTACAGACCATAGGGTCGTAGTTTCTCTGCCTCCAACTGTAGACAATTCACAGTATCGGAATTCGTACCTCAACATCGTTCTTTAACTGCTTCTATCAAAACTGACTCTGATCATCGTaatcttttgattatctgaAAGAATACTGAAACACTACAATGTGCAAAACTACAGATATGATGTCTCTAAATCAGagacatctggcacaacaataTTCTCAAACTCAAAATAGAGTATCAAAACCGACCTGAATCTCTGCCTGGTTTAGTTCTGACTCTTCTTAATCAAACTCTGAAAAGTTGAATAAAATCTCTAAATGATCTTATCTTCTCAAACAATTCTGATTTGTCTTGAAAGCCAAAGGGCTGATAGAACTCCTATCTACTTCCAATTCTAAATCGTAAGTTCCGTATTCATCAATTAAGGAGAAtgccgatagtagataaaataaaaatagatatAACAGCTCAGAGTATCCGCTGCTGCATACAATCTCTCCAGTTTAAAAAGGATTACCAATCTGAAATTCCTTAGTATCtctaatcatcttctctttctcATACTCATCTGCACGGTGAAACCAGTACTACAGCTTCTAAAATCTGGAAGATTACGGAAATCTCCGCATAAGAAGAAAAAGATAAAAGCCAGATCTtccaatcaataagatcgctgcgagctcaatATCCAGAAATGGACATTGAGTCTCTTGCGTCTTCATCTGTCTCGATGCTCGAGCAAACAAGTGACTCCTCTGAACAAGAAAATACCtcaaatctcgataagaagaatTTCAATGTACTGCAATATCATCAGTACATAAAGAAATAAAGAATACCGAAGCGctgatcaatctcttcttcaatcaaTAAGAATTGGTCTCATAAAATTAAGTCCAGACAGAAGAACATATTCTGCTGAGAAATCGGCTTCACATACGATAAGAATTCCTCGAAGAATCAGGGACAGAACTCATACCTCTTCAAATC
Proteins encoded:
- the LOC140882962 gene encoding strychnine-11-hydroxylase-like is translated as MSSEILILLLISITILLLLKLMKKKGKLPLGPKRLPIIGNLHQLGKLPHRALIKLSKTYGDLMFLQLGSVPTLVVSSADMAREIFKKHDIVFSGRPILYSLKRITYNLGTISVAPYGDYWREAKKIAVLELLSNKRVQSFAKVRDEEMTFMIDRVLSTTSDNPVDLSVVTFALSNNVVRRVAFGESGDEHDDFDERSGKYQHVFHDTQQLAAEFNVADYFPWLAWLNKFNGVDRRLKKNMEEVDIFLSKKLDEHRHPKRAKQDHEDIVDVLLRVQKEMEKEFALSDVNLKGLLLGIFMAGTDSSSVTIVWAMAELMRNPQVLKKAQEEVRKVCKGEAKVEENDLPKLTYLRMVIKEAWRLHPPAPLWIPRETLEDCVIDNKYEIPAKTRVLFNAAAIGMDPKHWEEPERFWPERFSNKDIDFRGQHFELLPFGAGRRGCPGASFAIAVVELALANLLFRFDWELPKGMSPQDIDMEEATGVAMRKKVPLCLVATPAKV